Genomic window (Cryptosporangium minutisporangium):
GCACGTTGCTGCGCGGGTTCCCCAGCGTCTCGGCGAAGAACAACTTCGTGTTCGGACGCGTGGCCGCGCGCCACTGTTCGAGGTCGTCCGGGTCCTCCACGAACGACACCTCGACGCCGAGCTTGGGGAGTGTGTAGTGGAACAGGTTGTACGTGCCCCCGTAGAGCGAGGCGCTGGAGACGAAGTGGTCACCGCTCCTCGCCAGCGTCAGGATCGCCGCAGTCTCGGCGGCCTGGCCGGACGCCAGCGCGACCGCGGAGACACCGCCCTCCAGCGCGGCGACGCGCTGCTCCAGCACGTCCTGGGTCGGGTTGTTGATCCGGGTGTAGATGTGGCCCGGCTCGGCGAGGCCGAACAGCGCGGCGGCGTGGTCGGTGTCGCGGAACACGTACGAGGTGGTCTGGTAGATCGGCGTCGCCCGGGCACCGGTCGCCGGGTCCGCGGTGGCGCCGGCGTGGATCTGCCGGGTCTCGAACGACCAGGCGCTGGTGTCCCGCTCCCGGGGCGAGTCGGGCACGGTTTCCGGAGCGGTCGCCTGGGGCCCGGGATCGGACGAGAGTTCGGACACGGGGCCTCCTGGGTGCGGTACGCGGCGAACGCCGGGTGCAGCGGAAAGCCCACCCCCGGCTCGACCTCACCCTGACACAGATCCCGGATTAACGCCATAGCCTATCGAGAAGATAGGGAATGCGGTGCCTCGAGGAGCGCGTCCAGTGCCCTCACGTCCACCGGCTTGGAGTACAGGAACCCCTGGGCGCGGTCGCAGCGCAGCTCGCGCAGGACGTCCGCGCGCTCGGCCGTCTCCACCCCCTCGGCCACCGTGGACAGCCCCAGCGAGTGGGACAGCTGCAGGATGGCCTTGGTCAGCGCGGTGTCCTCGCTGTCCGCCCCCTCCGGACCCTCCATGCTGAACGCCCGGTCGATCTTCAGGATGTCCACCGGCAGCCGGCGGAGGTACGACAGCGACGAGTAGCCGGTGCCGAAGTCGTCGATCGCGATCCGGATCCCGCGGCTGCGGAGCTGCTGCAGCCGTGCCACCACGATCTCGGTCTCCGCCGCCGTGGCCGCGATCATCGTGGACTCGGTGATCTCCAGCACGAGCGCCTGCGGCGGCAGCCCGCTGAACCGGAGTGCACCGAGCACGGTCGTGACGAACTCCGGGTCCCGCAGCTGGGCGGTGGCCACGTTGACCGCCACCGAGATGCCGAAGCGCGAGTACCAGTCGGTGGCGTCCACGCAGGCCTGTCCGAGCACCCACGCGCCGATCGGCACGATGAGGCCGCTCTCCTCGGCGACCGGCACGAAGTCCGCCGGCGACACCCGGGCCGCGCCGGGGGCGTCCCAGCGCAGCAGCGCCTCGACCGAGCTGATCCGCTCCGTGACCAGATCCACGACCGGCTGGTACTCCAGCACGAACTCGCCCATCGCCACCGCACGGCGGAGTCCGGCCAGCAGCTCCACTTGCTCCAGATGTGCGGTGCGCAGCTCCGGCCGGTAGCCGACCACCTGGTTCTTGCCGCCGCCCTTCGCGGCGTAGAGCGCCAGGTCGGCGTTGCGCAGGACGTCGCTCGGGGTGGCCGGGCCGGTTCCGACGTACAGGCCGACGCTGGTCGTGAGGTAGAGGTCGTGCGCGGCGACGCGGAACGGTCCCCACAGTGCCTCGGTCAGGCGTCGGCCGATCATCGACGCGTGTTCGGTGTCGGCATCGGTCAGCAGGACCGCGAACTCGTCCCCGCCGAGCCGCGCCAGCAGGGTGCCCTCCGGCAGCGCCGCGGTGAACCGGGCCGCGACCTGGATCAGCAGCTCGTCCCCCACCGGGTGCCCGTGCGTGTCGTTGACGTCCTTGAACCCGTCCAGGTCGACCAGCACCAGGGCGTAGGGCCGGTCGGCGTACTCCGGTCGGCGCGCATCGGCCAGCGTCCCGTCCAGCGCGTCGGTCAGCTTCGACCGGTTCGGCAACCCGGTCAGCGGGTCGTGCAGCGCTCGGTAGGTGAGCTGGCCCTGCAACGCCTGCTGCTCGGCGAGGGCCGCGCCGAGCGCGGCCGCCTGCGCGGCCTGCTCCTGTTCCCGGCGGTAGGCGTCCCGCGCCAGCCCGGCGCTGCGGACGGCCAGGTAGAAGCAGAAGCCCGTGGTCATCGCCACCGGGTACGCGACGTCCACCAGCGGATCGATCGGCCGTTTCTCGACCGCGGCGAACACGGCGAAGGCGGGGTAGGCGAACGTCGCGGCGCCGAACAGCGCCATCTTCAGGCGTCCGGCGGGCAGCTCGCCCTGCGGCTCCTGGCGCCGGACGGCGGTCGACCGGTGGCCGGCGGCGATCGCCAGGAACAGATAGCCGCTAAGCACGATGACGCCGGGCCCGGCCGTCGGAATCATGCCCACCGGGTGTGCGCCGCTGTCGACGCCCCAGAGGAAGTCGCCGGCGACGAACAGCAGCGACGCCAGGCCTACCAGCGCCTGAGCGGTGTGCCGGATCGCCACCACCAGCACGATCACCGCCATCGTCAGCAGCGTGAGGTCGGCGATGACGAAGACGAACGCGAGCGCGCGCTCGGCCCCGCTCAGGGCACGGAGGTAGGGGGCCAGCACCAGCAGCCACCCGATCGTGCCGACCCCGTAGCTGACCGCGAGCCCGTCGACGATCCCCTGGGTGCGGAACGGCCCGCTCCGCTTCACGATGCCGATCAGGCCAGCGACCAGCAGCGGGAACGACACCAGCCGGATCGCCAGCGCCACGGTCAGTGGCGACTCCGGCAGAACCGGGTGGTGCGGGACCACCTCGGCGGCGATCAGGCCGCAGAAGCGCGCGAGGACACCCGCGCCGATCAACCACCAGGGCCACGCCGGGCTCGGCCGGCGCGCGGCGACGCCGACGGCGTACCAGGCGATCGCCCACACGACGATGGCCAGGTAGAACGTCGGGGTCAGCGGGCCGGGCAGCACGTACAGAAGCCACGGCGCCAGCAGGGTGGCGCCGATGGCGACCACCGTGATCGTCCGCTCACGGGCAGCCCGGCGGTCCGCTTCCCGCGCGAGCGCGCTGGTTGCGGACCCGCCGTCCATCGGCGTGACCTCGCCGGTCCTGGTCCGGACGACCAGGCCGTCGGTCGGGAGATCGGCCACCGCCGGCGTCGGCGGGACCATGTGGGTTTGCACGGTTCTTTGTACGGACGGGAGGCACCCGACCTGAGGACTCGTGGCGATCACAACCCGGTAGTGGAGTACTGCTCCGGTTCGGCCCACGGCCGGGCAGCCAGGCACTCCTCGACCCGATCGGCCGGTACCGGCGGGGAGAAGTAGTCGCCCTGCATGTACCGGCAGCCCAGCGCGCGCAGCCACTCGGCACGCTCGGCGGTCTCCACGTGCTCGGCGACGACGCGCAGCTGGAGCGTCTGGCAGATCTGCAGGACGGCTCCGGTCAGCGCCGCGTCGACGACGGGGGCGTCCGGTACCGCGGGGCCGGCCGGGTGCCCGTGGCCAGCAGCGCAGCGATGACCCCGTCGCCGAGCAGCGTCAGCCCGATCCCGACGAGCACCATCGGCGCGCCCGGCGTCGAGTAGCGCAGGCGCGGCAGTTGGTCGGCGAGGACCGTGACGACCAGCCAGGTCACCGCGCCCGCGTAGACCGCGACCGCAGCGGCCATCGGCAGCAACGGCAGGACGCAGAGCGGCAGCAGGCCACCCGCCAACGGACGCCCCAGGCCGCGCAGCGGTCCCGGCAGCCCTGTCAGTCGCGTTCTCGGCGCGCTCTAGCTATACCTCGTTCACGTTGTGCGACCGAGGGCGGCGCCGCGTCCACGCCGGTGGTCGGCACGGCGAAGGGCGCCGGGTATCCCTGGCACGCCGAAGGGCGCCGGGATACCCGGCGCCCTTCGGGTCGGTGCCGCCTCAGGCAGCCTGGACGGCCTGCGCGGGCACGGCCGGCTCCAGCGCGAGCGCGACCACGTCCGCCACGTCCTCCATCAGGTGGATCGTCAGCGCGTCCCGGACGCTGGCCGGGACGTCGTCCAGGTCAGCAGCGTTGCGCGCCGGCAGCAGCACCTCGGTCAGCCCGGCCCGGTGCGCGGCGAGCAGCTTCTGCTTGACGCCGCCGATCGGCAGCACCCGCCCGGTCAGCGAGACCTCGCCGGTCATGCCGACCTCCGCCCGGACCAGCCGCCCGGTCAGCAGCGACGCCAGCGCGGTGACCATCGTGACCCCCGCGGACGGGCCGTCCTTCGGCACCGCTCCGGCCGGCACGTGCACGTGCAGCCGACGTCCGCGCAGGTCCTCGGGGTCGGCGCCGAAGCGGTCGCCCTGGCTCCGCAGGTAGGAGAGCGCGATGTGCGCGGACTCCTTCATGACGTCACCCAGCTGGCCCGTGAGAACCAGCTCCGGCTCCCCCTTGGAACCTTCGGCACCCGGGGCCATGTTGGCCTCGATGAAGAGGACGTCGCCACCGGCGCCGGTGACGGCCAGACCGGTCGCCACACCCGGAACCGCGGTGCGCTCGCCGGACTCCGGGGTGAACCGGGGCCGGCCCAGGTAGTCCTTCAGCGTCCCGGCCGTCACGTCGACCGGCGTCGCCGGTGGGTTGTCACCAGCCAGCTTCGTCGCGACCTTCCGCAGCACCCGCGCGAGCGAGCGCTCCAGCTGACGGACCCCGGCCTCGTGGGTGTAGTCACCGGCGATGAGCTTCAGCGCGCCCTCGTCGATCGTGACGTCACCCGGCTCCAGGCCGGCGCGCTCCAGCTGGCGCTTCCAGAGGTGGTCCCGCGCGATCGCAACCTTCTCGACCTCGGTGTAGCCGTCCAGCCGGACGACCTCCATCCGGTCGATCAGCGCCTCCGGGATCGCCTCGGCGACGTTCGCCGTCGCGAGGAAGAGCACGTCGGACAGGTCGAGCTCCACCTCCAGGTAGTGGTCGCGGAACGTGTGGTTCTGCGCCGGGTCGAGCACCTCGAGCAGCGCGGCCGCCGGGTCGCCCCGGTAGTCGGCGCCGATCTTGTCGACCTCGTCGAGCAGGACCACCGGGTTCATCGCACCGGCCTCCTTGATCGCCCGGACGATGCGACCGGCCTGCGCGCCGACGTAGGTGCGCCGGTGACCACGGATCTCGGCCTCGTCCCGCACGCCGCCGAGCGCCACCCGGACGAACTTCCGCCCGAGCGCCCGCGCGACCGACTCGCCGAGCGAGGTCTTGCCGACGCCGGGCGGACCGACGAGCGCGAGCACCGCGCCGCTCCCCCGGCCACCGACGATCTCCAGGCCGCGCGCGGCCCGGCGGTTGCGTACCGCCAGGTACTCCACGATCCGGTCCTTGACGTCGTCCAGGCCGGCGTGGTCGGCGTCGAGCACGTTCCTCGCCGCGGAGACGTCGGTGGCGTCGTCCGTGCGGACGTTCCACGGCAGCTCCAGCACCGTGTCCAGCCAGGTGCGGATCCAGGACGCTTCCGGCGACTGGTCACCGGTGCGCTCCAGCTTGTCGACCTCGCGCAGCGCCGCCTTCTTGACTTGTTCCGGCAGGTCGGCGGCCTCGACGCGGGCCCGCGGGTCCGCCTCGGGGTTGTCGTCGTCGCCGGAGATCTCGCCGAGCTCCTTGCGGATCGCGGCCAGCTGCTGGCGCAGCAGGAACTCCCGCTGCGTCTTCTCCATCGATTCCCGGACGTCGTCCCGAATGGTCGCCGCCACCTGCAGTTCGGCCAGCTGCTGCTTGCCCCAGTCGAGCACCAGCTCCAGCCGGGCCACGACCTCGGGGGTCTCCAGCAGACGCAGCTTCTGGTCGATCTCCAGGTAGGGAGCCCAGCCGGCGATGTCGGCCAGCTCACCGGGCTCGGTGATCCGCCGGATCATCTCGACGACCTGCCAGCCGCCGTTGTCGCTCTCCCGGTGACCCAGGATCTCCTGGACGACCTCGCGGTACTCGGCCGCGAGCGTGTCGACCTTCTCCTGGTCGGTGGCGCTGACGCGGTCGGGCAGCGTGGTGGCCTCGACCCAGAGTGCGGCGCCCGGCCCGTTCACGCCGCGGCCGACCTTGGCTCGCGAGACCGCACGCAGCACGGCGGCCGGGCGTCCGTTGGGCAGGCGGCCCACCTGGTCGATCGTGGCCAGGACGCCGACCTCGCGGTACTGGCCCTCGATGCGAGGGACGATCAGTAAACGAGCGTCGTCGTCGTTCGTGTCCTTCGCCCTGGCCGAGTCCACGGCGGCTCGCGCTTCGCCGTCGAGCTCGACCGGGATCACCATTCCGGGCAGCACGACTGCGTCGGCCAGCGGCAGCACCGGCAGGGTGAGAGTGGTGACGGGCCCGCGCGGCCCGCCGGGGGATCGATCCATCGCCGTACCTCACAGCAGTCGGAAGTTGAGTCCGACCGGCTCAATGCTTACAGCGTTGCGATCATTCCCTCGCCGGTCGGCTGTTCGCTCTGAGCAGAGCCGCCGAGCGGAACAGCCGACCGTGAAGCCCGTGAGGCGGACGAGACGGATGTATCGGCCAATCCGGTAGAACATGGCCCCAAATGGGGGACGGCAGCCGAGAATTAGGCCTTCCGGCTCGGGGAATTGTGCCATGGTCCGCGTGTTCGGTAACGGGCCGATGACAGGCCGCGAAACGCGGATCGAAAGGGAGGGCTAGTGCAGTACCACCGGCCGTTGCTCCAGGAAGACGTCGAGACGGCCCACCGGCTGCTCTCGATGCACCAACCCACGGCCCCGGACGGCCACGACCGGTCCTACTGCGCGAGCGCGACCCACTACACGCCGACTCTCTGGCCCTGCGCCCGCCACCGCTGGGCGGTCGCCGTCCTCGCGGCCGACGAGCGAGGCGAGATCGACGACCCACCCAGCGACTGATCGTCCGGTCGAAGTCTCACCGCCCGTCGGCGCCGGACTTCCCGTCGGCGTTGGCCTCCGCGCGCCTGACGCGCATCCGCGTCCACGGAATCAGGAACCACAGCACGATGAGGAACAGCAGCGCGGCGGCACCGCCGGCCATCGCGACTTCCTTGCTGAACATCACGTCGAGGATGACGGTCAGCGCGCCACCGAGCGCTAACGAAAGCCAGACCAGGCCGGTCAGCGCGAAGATGTTCGCGATCTTGACCAGTTCGTCCTTCATCGCACGACGGAAAACCAGGCGGTGGTAGCCGACCGGCGCGATCAGGAAGCCACTGGAGAGCAGGGCGCAGATCAGAGCACCGACGTAGACCGCCCGGCCGAACGAGTCGACCTCGGTGAAGCGCTGCTGGAACACGATCGTTAACAAGAACGCGAAGAGAATTTGGACGCCGGTCTGTGCGACCCGCAACTCCTGAAGCAACTCGTTCATGTTGCGGTCCAGCCGCTCCGCCGGCGTCTCATCCCGCCAGAGATGACCGCTTTCATCCTTGTTTCGTACTGGGTGCTCGTCGGTGGTCATGGCACCGTCGTCCCCCGTTCAGGGGCTATTCAATCCTGGTTCACCTGCGGTGGCGCAGCTACTCGGTGGTCGCCACCGGCGCCAGGTCGATGCGGTACTCGAGCTCGGCGCGATCGCCGGGCACCACGATGTCGACCGCGGTCTCCACCGCGCGGTCGCCGGCGAACATCGTCCGGGTGATCGTGAGCATCGGGGTACCGACCGCGACCGAGAGCGCGCGGGTCTCCTCGGGCCGCGGCATCCGCGCCCGCACCAGTTCGTCGACGCGCGTGACGGTCACGCCGATGCTGGCCAGCGCCGCGACCGTGCCCCCGACCCACGGCTCGTTGCGCGGATCGGCCACCGGAGTGCCCGCCACCAGGTCGAGCGGCAGGTACGACATGCTCAGCTGCTGCGGCAGGTTGCCGTCGAGGAAGAGGATCCGGCGCTCCAGCACCGACGTGTCGGTGTCGATGCCCAGCAGCCCGGCGACCTGATCGGTGGCCGGAACCTCCTGGAAGGACGACTCGGCCCGGTACTCCGCCCAATCGAGCGGAGCACCGGTCGTGGCGGCGTCGAGGGCCTGGCGGTACCGGCTCGACGCGACGCGCCGGATCGGCAACGCGTCGCGGACGTAGGTGCCGCGGCCGTGGTGGGTGACGACCAGGCCCTCCTCTCGCAGCATCGTCATCGCGAGGCGCACGGTGTTCCGGGCGACGCCGTACCGCTGCATCAGGGTCATCTCGGAGGGGATCAACGAGCCGGGCCCGTACTCCCCGCTGGCGATGTCCGCGCGCAGTTGGTCGGCCAACTGCCGGTAAACGGCCCGGTCACCGTGCGGATCGATCATGCCGGGGACGCTACCGACGGTCGTTCTCACGATAGCTCGTTGACACGTTGGTACAAGTTGCACTACGGTCGTGCTTGCCCCCACAGGGCGAATCACTTCGACGAAGCAAAGGGGATGCGGGATGAATTCGTTCGTATTGCCCGCGGAACCGGACGCCGAGCAAATCGAGACCGCTCAACTGTTGATCGATCAGCACCGGTCCGATCACAACGGACAGTGCCCGGCGCTGACCTGCGCAGTCGGGGCGAAGGCGCCGCCCTGGCCGTGCGGGCGCTGGCGGTGGTCCATGGAGGTTCTGCGCCGCGCAGGCCTCCCGGTCGCCAACCCCGAGGGCCGCCACCCGTCCGAATCCGGAAACAGCTAAGTGTGGTGTGGGCGAGGGCCCACACCACACTTAGCTGTCTTCTACGTCGCTTAGGTCGTCCTACTTCGTCGCGCGGCGGGAAGCCTTCGTGCGGTACTGCGCCGCGAGCACCAGGAACAGCGCGAGGAAGAACATGATCGAGCCGATCACGTTGATCTGCGGCGGAACGCCTCGCTGATTGGCCCCGAAGACGAACATCGGGAACGTCACCAGGTTGCCCGAGTTGAAGTTCGTGACGATGAAGTCGTCGAAGCTCAACGAGAACGACAGCAGCGACGCCGCCACGATGCCCGGCAGTACCAGCGGCAGCGTGACCCGCCGGAACGTCTGGTACGGCGTGGCGTACAGGTCGGCAGCAGCCTGCTCGAGGCGTGGATCCATCCCCTGCAATCGCGCCTTCACCGTCACGACGACGAAGCTCATGCAGAACAGCACGTGCGAGATGAACAGCGTCGTGAACCCGCGCCCCACGCCGCCCTGCACGAACAGCGCCAGCAGCGACGAACCCAGCACGACCTCCGGGGTCGCCATCGGTAGGAACACCAGGAGGTTCGTCGGCTGCCGCCCGCGGAAGCGGTGCCGCACCAGCGCGAACGCCAGCAGCGTTCCGAGCACGGTGGCGCCGAGCGTCGCGACCAGAGCCAGCCGGATCGAGAGCCAGAGGCTGTCGCACATCCCGCCGATGCCGCAGACGTCGGTCCAGGCGTCGAGCGAGAACTCGTGCCACGCGAAGTTGAAGTTCCCCGCCGGATCGTTGAACGAGAAGACGAACACGACCGCGACCGGGAGCAGCAGGTAACCCAACGCCGCCAGGCCGGCGAACGTCACCAGGTGCTCACGGATCCAGGACAGCGCCGCCGACAGCGGAGGCCGGGTCCGCTGGGCCCGATGCCCGCCACCGGTCCACTCACCCTGTCGATTTTCGGTAGCCGTGGTCATCAGACCAGCTCCTCCGTCCCTGCCCGGCGGACGTA
Coding sequences:
- a CDS encoding DUF6328 family protein, which codes for MTTDEHPVRNKDESGHLWRDETPAERLDRNMNELLQELRVAQTGVQILFAFLLTIVFQQRFTEVDSFGRAVYVGALICALLSSGFLIAPVGYHRLVFRRAMKDELVKIANIFALTGLVWLSLALGGALTVILDVMFSKEVAMAGGAAALLFLIVLWFLIPWTRMRVRRAEANADGKSGADGR
- a CDS encoding GntR family transcriptional regulator, coding for MRTTVGSVPGMIDPHGDRAVYRQLADQLRADIASGEYGPGSLIPSEMTLMQRYGVARNTVRLAMTMLREEGLVVTHHGRGTYVRDALPIRRVASSRYRQALDAATTGAPLDWAEYRAESSFQEVPATDQVAGLLGIDTDTSVLERRILFLDGNLPQQLSMSYLPLDLVAGTPVADPRNEPWVGGTVAALASIGVTVTRVDELVRARMPRPEETRALSVAVGTPMLTITRTMFAGDRAVETAVDIVVPGDRAELEYRIDLAPVATTE
- a CDS encoding EAL domain-containing protein, producing MTGAVLQICQTLQLRVVAEHVETAERAEWLRALGCRYMQGDYFSPPVPADRVEECLAARPWAEPEQYSTTGL
- the lon gene encoding endopeptidase La; translation: MDRSPGGPRGPVTTLTLPVLPLADAVVLPGMVIPVELDGEARAAVDSARAKDTNDDDARLLIVPRIEGQYREVGVLATIDQVGRLPNGRPAAVLRAVSRAKVGRGVNGPGAALWVEATTLPDRVSATDQEKVDTLAAEYREVVQEILGHRESDNGGWQVVEMIRRITEPGELADIAGWAPYLEIDQKLRLLETPEVVARLELVLDWGKQQLAELQVAATIRDDVRESMEKTQREFLLRQQLAAIRKELGEISGDDDNPEADPRARVEAADLPEQVKKAALREVDKLERTGDQSPEASWIRTWLDTVLELPWNVRTDDATDVSAARNVLDADHAGLDDVKDRIVEYLAVRNRRAARGLEIVGGRGSGAVLALVGPPGVGKTSLGESVARALGRKFVRVALGGVRDEAEIRGHRRTYVGAQAGRIVRAIKEAGAMNPVVLLDEVDKIGADYRGDPAAALLEVLDPAQNHTFRDHYLEVELDLSDVLFLATANVAEAIPEALIDRMEVVRLDGYTEVEKVAIARDHLWKRQLERAGLEPGDVTIDEGALKLIAGDYTHEAGVRQLERSLARVLRKVATKLAGDNPPATPVDVTAGTLKDYLGRPRFTPESGERTAVPGVATGLAVTGAGGDVLFIEANMAPGAEGSKGEPELVLTGQLGDVMKESAHIALSYLRSQGDRFGADPEDLRGRRLHVHVPAGAVPKDGPSAGVTMVTALASLLTGRLVRAEVGMTGEVSLTGRVLPIGGVKQKLLAAHRAGLTEVLLPARNAADLDDVPASVRDALTIHLMEDVADVVALALEPAVPAQAVQAA
- a CDS encoding bifunctional diguanylate cyclase/phosphodiesterase produces the protein MVPPTPAVADLPTDGLVVRTRTGEVTPMDGGSATSALAREADRRAARERTITVVAIGATLLAPWLLYVLPGPLTPTFYLAIVVWAIAWYAVGVAARRPSPAWPWWLIGAGVLARFCGLIAAEVVPHHPVLPESPLTVALAIRLVSFPLLVAGLIGIVKRSGPFRTQGIVDGLAVSYGVGTIGWLLVLAPYLRALSGAERALAFVFVIADLTLLTMAVIVLVVAIRHTAQALVGLASLLFVAGDFLWGVDSGAHPVGMIPTAGPGVIVLSGYLFLAIAAGHRSTAVRRQEPQGELPAGRLKMALFGAATFAYPAFAVFAAVEKRPIDPLVDVAYPVAMTTGFCFYLAVRSAGLARDAYRREQEQAAQAAALGAALAEQQALQGQLTYRALHDPLTGLPNRSKLTDALDGTLADARRPEYADRPYALVLVDLDGFKDVNDTHGHPVGDELLIQVAARFTAALPEGTLLARLGGDEFAVLLTDADTEHASMIGRRLTEALWGPFRVAAHDLYLTTSVGLYVGTGPATPSDVLRNADLALYAAKGGGKNQVVGYRPELRTAHLEQVELLAGLRRAVAMGEFVLEYQPVVDLVTERISSVEALLRWDAPGAARVSPADFVPVAEESGLIVPIGAWVLGQACVDATDWYSRFGISVAVNVATAQLRDPEFVTTVLGALRFSGLPPQALVLEITESTMIAATAAETEIVVARLQQLRSRGIRIAIDDFGTGYSSLSYLRRLPVDILKIDRAFSMEGPEGADSEDTALTKAILQLSHSLGLSTVAEGVETAERADVLRELRCDRAQGFLYSKPVDVRALDALLEAPHSLSSR
- a CDS encoding ABC transporter permease, yielding MMTTATENRQGEWTGGGHRAQRTRPPLSAALSWIREHLVTFAGLAALGYLLLPVAVVFVFSFNDPAGNFNFAWHEFSLDAWTDVCGIGGMCDSLWLSIRLALVATLGATVLGTLLAFALVRHRFRGRQPTNLLVFLPMATPEVVLGSSLLALFVQGGVGRGFTTLFISHVLFCMSFVVVTVKARLQGMDPRLEQAAADLYATPYQTFRRVTLPLVLPGIVAASLLSFSLSFDDFIVTNFNSGNLVTFPMFVFGANQRGVPPQINVIGSIMFFLALFLVLAAQYRTKASRRATK